In the genome of Tachysurus vachellii isolate PV-2020 chromosome 9, HZAU_Pvac_v1, whole genome shotgun sequence, one region contains:
- the LOC132851595 gene encoding ribonuclease P protein subunit p25-like protein — MDLSIVKDEHVPFPVETTAAHHTSAPPVLTSHSPVLNQGLAAGFKRVFRTEEDSPCPFPGLLPGVLEMRVKEGSKIRNLMGFAMARMQCKEGNSEQVGLRQVVFTGSGRAVTKTITCVEIMKRKVGGLHQLTKLRYKGIRELWESQEGGGAKMTVHRTVPSISILLSKDPLNPLEPGYQPPEMQSVLWEERQDSDAVCSDAGKRQFDYNVIQSETQSKRFCPQGGISLN; from the coding sequence ATGGATCTGAGCATTGTGAAAGATGAGCATGTACCCTTCCCGGTTGAGACAACTGCCGCTCATCACACCTCTGCTCCTCCTGTCCTGACCTCTCACAGTCCAGTTCTGAATCAGGGTCTTGCGGCTGGCTTTAAGAGGGTGTTTCGGACAGAGGAGGATAGCCCATGCCCATTTCCCGGGCTGCTCCCAGGCGTTTTGGAGATGCGCGTTAAAGAAGGCAGCAAGATCCGCAACCTGATGGGCTTTGCTATGGCACGGATGCAGTGCAAGGAAGGAAATAGCGAACAGGTCGGACTGAGACAGGTGGTGTTCACTGGGTCGGGTCGGGCTGTCACCAAAACCATCACTTGTGTAGAGATAATGAAGAGAAAAGTGGGTGGACTCCACCAGCTAACTAAACTGCGCTATAAAGGTATTCGGGAGCTGTGGGAGAGTCAGGAAGGAGGCGGTGCCAAAATGACCGTCCACAGAACTGTGCCATCTATCAGTATCCTTCTCTCCAAGGACCCGCTGAACCCCCTTGAGCCAGGATATCAGCCCCCTGAGATGCAGAGCGTGCTCTGGGAGGAAAGACAAGATAGTGATGCAGTGTGTAGTGACGCAGGAAAGAGGCAGTTTGACTACAATGTCATACAGAGCGAAACACAGTCAAAAAGATTTTGCCCTCAAGGTGGAATCTCTTTAAATTAA